In Halorhabdus rudnickae, the following proteins share a genomic window:
- a CDS encoding RNA methyltransferase — protein sequence MTVSVAVVDAQTPGNVGTIARAMKNFGVTDLKLVDPPELDRDGEAYGYAGQAREDILPNAEVVSFREVVENYHTVATTAITNQDATKHVRYPFVTPRELADELREIDSDVCLVFGREDVGLTNEELAEVDQICTIPASAEYPVLNLGQAATIVLYELRDVTVGDTQLPEITDRADQPAIEGLHEQFASFLTAIDHPEEKRPKAGRLFRRVIGRAHPTGREVRTLRGLFRRVEQKLED from the coding sequence ATGACCGTCAGCGTCGCCGTCGTCGACGCCCAGACGCCGGGCAACGTCGGGACGATCGCCCGCGCGATGAAGAACTTCGGCGTAACTGATCTCAAACTGGTCGACCCACCGGAACTCGATCGCGATGGCGAAGCCTACGGGTACGCCGGTCAGGCCCGCGAGGACATTCTCCCCAACGCCGAGGTCGTTTCCTTCAGGGAGGTCGTCGAGAACTACCACACCGTTGCGACGACCGCGATCACAAACCAGGATGCGACCAAGCACGTCCGCTATCCGTTCGTGACGCCCCGAGAACTCGCCGATGAACTCCGGGAGATCGACAGCGACGTGTGTCTGGTGTTCGGCCGCGAGGATGTCGGCCTGACCAACGAAGAACTCGCCGAAGTCGATCAGATTTGCACGATTCCTGCCAGCGCCGAGTATCCCGTGCTCAATCTGGGTCAGGCCGCGACGATCGTTCTGTACGAACTTCGGGATGTGACGGTTGGGGATACCCAGCTGCCCGAAATCACCGACCGCGCCGATCAGCCCGCAATCGAGGGGTTACACGAGCAGTTCGCCTCGTTCCTGACGGCGATCGACCATCCCGAGGAGAAGCGACCGAAGGCCGGCCGGCTGTTCCGGCGGGTGATCGGCCGTGCCCATCCGACCGGACGGGAAGTTCGAACGCTTCGCGGGTTGTTCCGGCGGGTCGAACAGAAACTCGAAGATTGA
- a CDS encoding nucleoside hydrolase: protein MSVDSTRKVLIDTDTAGDDTQALLLALTADRIDVTGVTICAGNVAFDRQVENAKRTLELVGAENDVTVYEGARTPLQKDHEFADEIHGEGGLGGDRFPDTGIESGDQFAVDYIVEQARENPGEITLAAIAPLTNLALAYKKEPALDELLDAVWIMGGNVNCLGNVTPAAEYNFWADPDAAKIVLRNFDVTLFDWGLTVRDTDFGPETLETIESGPDTQLAEFYLDITTQVREFNHETTGRDMVTQPDSAVIGALIEPALIEEAQTYATDVDERDGLTRGYTWVDENGNTDTEPRTRVVESFDTDRFERMFLDMLFEERPEASLEQ, encoded by the coding sequence ATGTCCGTAGACAGTACCCGAAAAGTTCTAATCGATACTGACACGGCTGGAGACGACACACAAGCGCTGTTGCTGGCGCTGACGGCCGACCGGATCGACGTGACTGGCGTGACGATCTGTGCCGGCAACGTCGCGTTCGATCGCCAGGTCGAGAACGCAAAGCGGACTCTCGAACTCGTCGGGGCCGAAAACGACGTGACGGTATATGAGGGGGCCAGGACACCGCTGCAAAAGGACCACGAATTCGCTGACGAAATCCACGGCGAAGGGGGGCTCGGCGGGGATCGATTTCCCGACACTGGGATCGAATCCGGCGATCAGTTTGCCGTCGATTACATTGTCGAACAGGCACGGGAGAACCCAGGTGAGATCACGCTCGCGGCGATCGCACCGTTGACGAACCTGGCGCTCGCCTACAAGAAGGAACCGGCTCTGGACGAACTGCTCGATGCGGTCTGGATAATGGGCGGTAACGTCAACTGCCTTGGGAACGTTACGCCAGCGGCGGAGTATAACTTCTGGGCAGATCCTGACGCCGCGAAGATCGTGCTACGGAATTTCGATGTCACGCTGTTCGACTGGGGGCTGACAGTTCGAGATACCGATTTCGGCCCGGAAACGCTCGAAACGATCGAGTCTGGGCCAGATACGCAACTCGCGGAGTTTTATCTCGATATCACGACGCAGGTCAGAGAGTTCAACCACGAGACGACAGGGAGAGACATGGTGACACAGCCGGACTCAGCGGTGATCGGGGCGCTCATCGAACCGGCCCTTATCGAAGAAGCCCAGACCTACGCGACAGACGTAGACGAACGGGACGGACTGACGCGAGGATACACCTGGGTCGACGAGAACGGCAATACGGACACGGAACCACGAACCAGAGTCGTCGAATCCTTCGACACTGACCGATTCGAACGGATGTTCCTGGATATGCTCTTCGAGGAGCGACCGGAAGCCTCCCTGGAGCAGTAA
- a CDS encoding COG1361 S-layer family protein, producing the protein MDRPSRGSAGGASVAAIPGAIAAQQATQSVVGQPDITFSTASGAVTAGSASKLSVSITNRGEVYRTGSPDYEDMVTTARAMTLRFKDGNVPIDVKSGEVAAGSVPVESTSQSVPITVAADADPGMYKIPIEYEYLYTRQITYDRSGSVDRTEYTVTKTGSITVRVEEDARFEILNTNGTAQVGDTSDVTVSLRNTGTQTAHSATVVASSQSGSMRFDAGSPNASGHIGEWAPGETHSVTYDVSLAPEASVREYTVGLTVNYEDSDGIARRSRSLTAGIDTIPEQSFTFSEVESRLRVAADGQIQGTVRNDGPAPVRDVQLTLGESAFEPASGSYAVGDLGVGETATFQFTVAVPPSADPVPQQIDVTTSYRTGDDDARSVTDPIRVAVAERRDPVTARAVDARFAAGESGDLAVEITNQRDVEMRDVQVNLTLAEPLQSDFRTTVIPSLGPGETGTVTFALEVDGDAPASQFPATIGIEYVQPDGDRKTARPSTIAVTVTEAGGEDLSIELVVLAVLAILVIIGAWWFYGH; encoded by the coding sequence GTGGATCGTCCTTCTCGCGGCTCTGCTGGTGGGGCAAGCGTCGCGGCAATTCCGGGTGCCATCGCTGCCCAGCAAGCCACACAGAGCGTGGTTGGCCAACCAGACATCACGTTCAGCACGGCAAGCGGCGCCGTCACCGCTGGTAGCGCCAGTAAACTCTCCGTTTCCATCACCAATCGCGGGGAAGTCTACCGGACCGGCTCGCCGGACTACGAGGACATGGTCACGACCGCCCGGGCGATGACGCTCCGGTTCAAAGACGGCAACGTGCCGATCGACGTCAAATCGGGTGAAGTCGCCGCCGGCTCCGTGCCGGTCGAAAGTACGTCCCAGTCAGTCCCGATCACGGTCGCCGCGGATGCCGATCCCGGTATGTACAAGATCCCCATCGAGTACGAGTATCTCTACACTCGCCAGATCACGTACGACCGTTCGGGCAGCGTCGATCGGACGGAGTACACCGTCACGAAAACCGGCTCGATCACCGTCAGAGTCGAAGAGGACGCCCGCTTCGAAATCCTCAACACGAACGGCACCGCTCAGGTCGGCGACACCAGCGACGTCACCGTCTCTCTCCGCAACACCGGCACCCAGACCGCCCACAGCGCTACCGTCGTCGCCTCCTCACAGAGCGGGTCGATGCGTTTCGACGCCGGATCACCGAACGCGAGTGGACACATCGGCGAGTGGGCGCCCGGCGAAACCCACAGCGTCACCTACGACGTGTCACTGGCGCCCGAAGCCAGCGTCCGGGAGTACACGGTCGGACTCACCGTCAATTACGAAGACAGTGACGGTATCGCTCGGCGCTCCCGGTCGCTGACCGCCGGAATCGACACCATCCCCGAGCAATCGTTCACCTTCTCCGAGGTCGAGTCGAGGCTCCGCGTCGCTGCGGACGGGCAGATACAGGGGACAGTACGCAACGACGGACCGGCCCCGGTCAGGGACGTGCAACTCACGCTCGGGGAGAGCGCGTTCGAGCCGGCAAGCGGGAGTTACGCCGTCGGGGACCTCGGCGTCGGCGAAACTGCCACGTTCCAGTTCACGGTGGCCGTCCCCCCGAGTGCCGATCCGGTCCCCCAACAAATCGACGTCACGACGAGTTATCGGACTGGTGACGATGACGCCCGGTCGGTGACTGATCCGATCCGGGTTGCGGTTGCCGAACGGCGGGATCCAGTCACGGCGAGGGCGGTCGACGCCAGGTTCGCCGCAGGCGAATCAGGCGATCTCGCGGTCGAAATCACGAACCAGCGTGACGTCGAAATGCGGGACGTCCAGGTGAACCTCACGCTCGCCGAACCGCTACAGAGTGACTTCCGGACCACCGTGATCCCGTCGCTAGGACCGGGCGAGACCGGCACCGTTACGTTCGCCCTCGAAGTCGACGGGGACGCACCGGCGAGTCAGTTCCCGGCGACCATCGGGATCGAATACGTCCAGCCGGACGGCGATCGGAAGACGGCCCGTCCATCGACGATCGCCGTCACCGTGACGGAGGCAGGTGGTGAGGACCTCTCCATCGAACTCGTCGTCCTCGCCGTGCTGGCCATCCTCGTGATCATCGGTGCGTGGTGGTTCTATGGGCACTGA